Proteins encoded together in one Juglans regia cultivar Chandler chromosome 9, Walnut 2.0, whole genome shotgun sequence window:
- the LOC108993748 gene encoding uncharacterized protein LOC108993748: MGNCLFGGLGEVDHGVVEVVTSNGGVMEFYTPISVGYITQEFPGHGIFRSHDLFWKPLSPHEELVAGQSYYLLPVNDDVDKDDMSRHGQIVRRGHVRSNSSVPASLAASYRMSLDYQGLLKRSYTDVFSKYNNGRFWKVKLVISPEQLVEILSQEGRTQELIENVRTVAKCGKGGVSDLEFSDQWSLSSSWNASTKKEALVDMI, translated from the coding sequence ATGGGAAACTGTCTGTTTGGAGGCTTAGGAGAGGTTGATCATGGAGTAGTCGAAGTGGTTACGTCCAACGGAGGTGTCATGGAATTTTACACGCCAATTTCCGTAGGCTACATCACCCAAGAATTCCCAGGCCACGGGATTTTCCGCAGCCATGATCTTTTCTGGAAACCGCTCTCTCCCCATGAAGAACTCGTGGCAGGACAGTCATACTATCTGCTCCCAGTCAACGACGACGTCGACAAGGACGACATGAGTCGACACGGCCAAATCGTCCGGAGAGGACACGTTCGATCCAACAGTAGCGTACCGGCGTCGTTGGCTGCCTCATATAGGATGTCGCTCGACTACCAAGGGTTGCTGAAGAGGTCGTACACGGATGTTTTCTCCAAGTACAACAATGGTCGATTCTGGAAAGTGAAGCTGGTGATTAGCCCAGAGCAGTTGGTGGAGATACTGTCACAGGAGGGTCGCACCCAAGAGTTGATAGAGAACGTGAGGACCGTGGCAAAGTGTGGGAAGGGTGGTGTTTCGGATCTGGAATTTTCAGATCAATGGAGCCTCTCGAGCAGTTGGAATGCTTCCACCAAGAAAGAAGCATTAGTAGACATGATTTAG